A single genomic interval of Alistipes provencensis harbors:
- a CDS encoding PHB depolymerase family esterase: MYDKLKYLLLAVLLSASCSGKDQGEPVNPPPPGIVPKDGVFEQRGEGSFVYTGYEPLKDKPITLYYYIPSGGEVERMPVLFSMHGAERDGTIQRNAWKYFAEEYGFVVLAPEYSKTYYTENDYQFGGVYRSAGSGVLNEEPKWTYRTVEALFDYFKSETGNTSATYHLFGHSAGGQFVHRFLLAMPGARVGRAVAANPGSWTFPFAEGITGTDGKSYGWPYAVAATPFADAGHLTAFFARKMYVQVGTADTDENDSSLPKDAPSMAQGPHRYARGRNFFAACTTVAGESGLPLHFVLSEVDGVGHSTLRMVYGKASVTNPADTEARGKNSAFNLLFE, encoded by the coding sequence ATGTATGACAAACTGAAATATCTTTTGCTGGCTGTCCTTCTGTCTGCCTCCTGCTCCGGCAAGGATCAGGGCGAACCCGTGAACCCCCCCCCGCCCGGCATCGTGCCTAAGGACGGGGTGTTCGAGCAGCGCGGCGAAGGTTCGTTCGTCTATACGGGCTATGAACCGTTGAAGGACAAGCCGATCACGCTCTACTACTACATTCCTTCCGGCGGCGAGGTCGAACGGATGCCCGTGCTCTTTTCCATGCACGGCGCCGAGCGTGACGGCACCATCCAGCGCAACGCTTGGAAATATTTCGCCGAAGAGTACGGCTTCGTCGTTCTGGCGCCGGAATATTCCAAGACTTATTATACGGAAAATGACTACCAGTTCGGGGGTGTCTACCGTTCGGCCGGTTCCGGTGTGCTCAATGAGGAGCCGAAGTGGACCTATCGGACCGTCGAGGCGCTTTTCGATTATTTCAAAAGCGAAACGGGCAATACCTCTGCGACCTATCATCTCTTCGGTCATTCGGCCGGCGGGCAGTTCGTCCACCGCTTCCTGCTGGCCATGCCCGGGGCGCGTGTGGGGCGTGCCGTGGCCGCCAATCCCGGGTCGTGGACCTTTCCCTTTGCCGAGGGTATCACGGGAACCGACGGGAAATCCTACGGCTGGCCCTATGCTGTCGCCGCGACGCCCTTTGCCGATGCCGGACACCTTACGGCCTTCTTCGCCCGGAAAATGTATGTTCAGGTAGGTACCGCCGATACCGACGAGAACGACTCGTCGCTGCCCAAGGACGCTCCGTCGATGGCTCAGGGTCCGCACCGTTATGCCCGCGGGCGGAATTTCTTCGCGGCCTGTACGACGGTGGCGGGGGAGTCGGGACTGCCGCTTCATTTCGTTCTCTCCGAGGTCGACGGCGTCGGCCACTCGACCCTGCGGATGGTCTACGGCAAGGCTTCCGTGACGAATCCCGCCGATACCGAGGCCCGCGGCAAAAACAGCGCATTTAACTTACTGTTCGAATAA